Proteins encoded together in one Musa acuminata AAA Group cultivar baxijiao chromosome BXJ3-6, Cavendish_Baxijiao_AAA, whole genome shotgun sequence window:
- the LOC135641407 gene encoding photosystem II protein D1, with amino-acid sequence MTAILERRESTSLWGRFCNWITSTENRLYIGWFGVLMIPTLLTATSVFIIAFIAAPPVDIDGIREPVSGSLLYGNNIISGAIIPTSAAIGLHFYPIWEAASVDEWLYNGGPYELIVLHFLLGVACYMGREWELSFRLGMRPWIAVAYSAPVAAATAVFLIYPIGQGSFSDGMPLGISGTFNFMIVFQAEHNILMHPFHMLGVAGVFGGSLFSAMHGSLVTSSLIRETTENESANAGYRFGQEEETYNIVAAHGYFGRLIFQYASFNNSRSLHFFLAAWPVIGIWFTSLGISTMAFNLNGFNFNQSVVDSQGRVINTWADIINRANLGMEVMHERNAHNFPLDLAAVEVSSTNG; translated from the coding sequence ATGACTGCAATTTTAGAGAGACGCGAAAGTACAAGCCTATGGGGTCGTTTCTGCAACTGGATAACCAGCACTGAAAACCGTCTTTATATTGGGtggttcggtgttttgatgatccctaccttattgaccgcaacttctgtatttattatcgccttcattgctgctcctccagtagatattgatggtattcgtgaacctgtttctggttctctactttatgGAAATAATATTATCTCTGGTGCTATTATTCCTACTTCTGCAGCTATAGGTTTACATTTTTACCCAATCTGGGAAGCAGCATCTGTTGATGAGTGGTTATACAATGGTGGTCCTTATGAGCTAATTGTTCTACACTTCTTACTTGGTGTAGCTTGTTACATGGGTCGTGAGTGGGAACTTAGTTTCCGTCTGGGTATGCGTCCTTGGATTGCTGTTGCATATTCAGCTCCTGTTGCAGCTGCTACTGCTGTTTTCTTGATCTACCCTATTGGTCAAGGAAGTTTCTCTGATGGTATGCCTTTAGGAATATCTGGTACTTtcaacttcatgattgtattccaggcaGAACACAACATCCTTATGCATCCATTTCACATGTTAGGTGTAGCTGGTGTATTCGGCGGCTCCCTATTCAGTGCTATGCATGGTTCCTTGGTAACCTCTAGTTTGATCAGGGAAACCACTGAAAACGAATCTGCTAACGCAGGTTACAGATTCGGTCAAGAGGAAGAGACTTATAATATCGTAGCTGCTCATGGTTATTTTGGCCGATTGATCTTCCAATATGCTAGTTTCAACAACTCTCGTTCTTTACATTTCTTCTTGGCTGCTTGGCCTGTAATTGGTATCTGGTTCACTTCTTTAGGTATTAGCACCATGGCTTTCAACCTAAATGGTTTCAATTTCAACCAATCCGTAGTTGACAGTCAGGGTCGTGTCATTAACACTTGGGCTGATATCATCAACCGTGCTAACCTTGGTATGGAAGTAATGCATGAACGTAATGCTCACAACTTCCCTCTAGACCTAGCTGCTGTCGAAGTTTCATCTACAAATGGATAA
- the LOC135639850 gene encoding glyceraldehyde-3-phosphate dehydrogenase 2, cytosolic-like: MAGKIKIGINGFGRIGRLVARVALQSEDVELVAVNDPFITTDYMTYMFKYDTVHGSWKHHEIKVKDSKTLLFGTKEVAVFGFRNPEEIPWGETGAEYVVESTGVFTDKDKAAAHLKGGAKKVIISAPSKDAPMFVVGVNENEYKPDINIVSNASCTTNCLAPLAKVVHDKFGIIEGLMTTVHSITATQKTVDGPSSKDWRGGRAASFNIIPSSTGAAKAVGKVLPALNGKLTGMAFRVPTVDVSVVDLTVRLEKPATYEEIKAAIKAESEGKLKGILGYVEEDLVSTDFLGDNRSSIFDAKAGIALNGNFVKLVSWYDNEWGYSSRVVDLVRHMHKTR; the protein is encoded by the exons ATGG CCGGAAAGATCAAGATCGGCATCAACG GGTTCGGAAGGATCGGGAGGTTGGTCGCCAGAGTCGCTCTCCAGAGCGAGGACGTCGAGCTCGTGGCCGTCAATGATCCCTTCATCACCACCGATTACATG ACATACATGTTTAAATATGATACCGTGCATGGATCATGGAAGCATCATGAGATTAAGGTGAAGGACTCCAAGACTCTTCTCTTTGGCACGAAAGAAGTTGCTGTATTTGGTTTTAG GAACCCCGAGGAAATTCCATGGGGTGAGACTGGTGCTGAGTACGTAGTGGAATCCACTGGTGTCTTTACTGACAAGGACAAGGCTGCTGCTCACCTTAAG GGTGGTGCCAAGAAGGTCATTATATCTGCTCCTAGCAAGGATGCACCAATGTTCGTTGTAGGGGTGAATGAAAATGAGTACAAGCCTGATATTAATATTGTTTCTAATGCGAGCTGCACCACCAACTGTCTTGCTCCTCTAGCAAAG GTTGTTCATGACAAATTTGGTATAATAGAGGGTTTGATGACGACAGTTCATTCAATCACCG CCACTCAAAAGACTGTTGATGGTCCATCTAGTAAGGACTGGAGAGGTGGACGTGCTGCAAGCTTCAACATCATTCCCAGCAGCACTGGTGCTGCCAAG GCTGTTGGAAAAGTTCTCCCTGCCTTGAATGGAAAGTTAACTGGTATGGCATTCCGTGTCCCAACTGTTGATGTGTCTGTTGTGGATCTCACTGTCAGGCTTGAGAAACCAGCCACCTATGAGGAGATCAAGGCTGCCATCAA GGCAGAATCTGAGGGAAAGCTTAAGGGCATCCTTGGATATGTGGAGGAGGACTTGGTGTCCACTGACTTCCTGGGTGATAACAG GTCAAGCATTTTTGATGCAAAGGCTGGAATTGCTTTAAATGGAAATTTTGTCAAGCTCGTGTCTTGGTACGATAATGAATGGGGCTACAG CTCGCGTGTCGTCGATCTGGTCCGCCACATGCACAAGACTCGGTGA